A window from Salvia miltiorrhiza cultivar Shanhuang (shh) chromosome 2, IMPLAD_Smil_shh, whole genome shotgun sequence encodes these proteins:
- the LOC131009629 gene encoding uncharacterized protein LOC131009629, translated as MGVMYAACPFDKWGIDIVGKLPTAPGGKCFLIVAVDYFSKWVEAEAVGKIDEVTVERFIWRNICCRFGVPRIIVSDNGTQFTGQRIADFCDRMDITQRFVSVAHPQANGQVELANRTICEGIKKRLNQSRGKWVEELDTVLWAYRTSPKTATGEAPFTLVYGSNAVIPAEARLESYRIITYDTEHNADLRRTELDLAEAQREEAQIRAAKYKSQRESKTSGAGDFAPMCQHFKLFSSVGRYSRQIYLRSTPIYPTPAEYQEKQQVKMPEGKNTEEKTNQRPDLGKPVIMLSNTGSPLLTITKLETYTGSTEGKAKPSRI; from the exons atgggtgtcatgtacgcGGCGTGTCCGttcgacaaatggggcattgatatagtcgggaaGTTACCTACAGCACCAGGAGGGAAGTGCTTTCTTATCGTGGCTgtagattatttttcaaaatggGTTGAGGCTGAAGCTGTGGGCAAGATAGATGAAGTGACAGTGGAACGTTTCATTTGGaggaacatctgttgcagattcggggtACCGAGAATCATTGTGTCTGACAATGGGACTCAGTTTACAGGGCAGAGGATAGCAGATTTTTGTGACCGAATGGACATCACCCAGCGTTTCGTCTCAGTGGCTCACCCACAAGCAAATGGCCAGGTGGAATTAGCTAACAGAACAATCtgtgaagggatcaagaagaggctgaaccagagcagagggaaatgGGTGGAGGAGTTAGACACTGTTCtctgggcctaccgaactagcccgAAGACAGCAACGGGCGAGGCACCGTTTACGCTGGTATACGGATCCAATGCAGTAATACCAGCGGAGGCCAGACTGGAATCATACCGCATCATCACCTATGATACAGAGCATAACGCCGACCTTCGAAGAACTGAGCTCGACCTTGCGGAAGCACAGCGGGAAGAAGCGCaaatcagagcagcaaaatataaaa gtcaaagggaaagcaaaaCATCAGGAGCTGGCGACTTCGCCCCCATGTGCCAACACTTCAAGCTTTTCTCCTCCGTTGGGAGATATTCACGCCAGATCTACCTCAGATCCACTCCGATCTACCCCACACctgcagaataccaagaaaaacaacaagtcaaaatgccagAGGGAAAGAATACGGAGGAAAAGACCAATCAACGTCCAGATCTCGGGAAACCGGTAATAATGCTCTCAAATACGGGAAGTCCCCTCCTCACAATCACAAAGCTAGAAACCTACactggaagcacagagggaaaGGCAAAGCCTTCAAGGATATGA